GCGCAATTCGCGGTTGGCCGGGTCCTGCAGATAGAAGTTGTTGTGGTAGGAGCGGATCTCCAGGATCTTGTCGGCTCCGTCGAAGAGGTACCACTCGGCGCCTCGCAGGAGCTCAGGCGTTCCGGTCTGCTTCGGAGTCCATTGCATCGTCCATTCGATGACCGCTTCCGGTTCTTGCACGATGCAGTGGTCCAGCGTCCAGTGCGCCTGAGTCCGGGGGCCAATCTTGCTCCAGTAGCTGGCTAGAGCTTGCGCACCCGCAACCTGGCCGTGATCCACGAAGTAGTGGACTACATCGTCGGCGAAGGTAGACATCATGAGTTCGACATCGGCCGTGTTACAGCCCTGGTAGTAGGTCTTGATGATGTCCATGTACCGGTGACCCGTCTGTCTGATTTTCATCTCTACATCTCCCGGCGTGTACTCTCGATGCCAAGCATCGCGCTACCGCATCTCCGACGCATTGTCGTTCAACTGGGCTTGGTTGCCGACGCCAGCATGCAGCGGCCCCTGTGGATGTGGGGCGAGCCGTCCAGATACGTCTGTTCGAACTCGATTCCAAGCCGTTCCATGGGCTCCCAGACTCTGCGGTACAGGTCTGCCCGAGCGATCATAGTAGATCCCAGGTAGCTTCGAACACGCTCTCCCACTCGGGAATGACGCACAGGGCCAGGGAGTACATCAGTCTGTCGGGCTCGCTCCAGCATTCCTTGCGACGGATCAACACCGATCACCCGTCCTTCTGGTCCCACTCCCGCAACCATGTTTTGAAGATCCTGTCCGGACGCAAGCCGGTAGGAGCACCGTCGATCCTGCAGAGAGTCGCAGTGCCTCGGTTGCTTGAAGCCGATAG
This is a stretch of genomic DNA from bacterium. It encodes these proteins:
- a CDS encoding nuclear transport factor 2 family protein, whose translation is MKIRQTGHRYMDIIKTYYQGCNTADVELMMSTFADDVVHYFVDHGQVAGAQALASYWSKIGPRTQAHWTLDHCIVQEPEAVIEWTMQWTPKQTGTPELLRGAEWYLFDGADKILEIRSYHNNFYLQDPANRELRDFEYEKRGYRS